One region of Pseudomonas alvandae genomic DNA includes:
- a CDS encoding type VI secretion system Vgr family protein, translating into MLFNQASRLAKITSPLGPEVLLLKDMGGGEELGRLFNYELQLHSLDNAIDLNQVLGKPMCVSVQLDGGGERHFHGIVARFSQNVDQGQFASYQATLRPWLWLLTRTSDCRIFQNLTIPQIIKQVFRDLGFSDFEDALSHPYREWEYCVQYRETSFDFVSRLMEQEGIYYFFRHEQGRHVLVMADAYGAHTRAPGYASVPYYPKNEQQRERDHIHDWHLAQEVQPGSLELNDYDFQRPSARIDVRSAMPRPHAAGDYPLYDYPGTYVQSSDGEHYARTRIEALQTLHEQIELSGNARGLGSGHLFSLTGFSRKDQNREYLIVGARYYLSQESGESGVGAPSAQFESSLTCIDAQQSFRPMAITHRPIVKGPQTALVVGPKGEEIWTDQFGRVKVHFYWDRHDQSNENSSCWIRVSQAWAGKNWGSVQIPRIGQEVIVSFLEGDPDRPIITGRVYNAEQTVPYALPANATQSGTKSRSSKGGTPANFNEIRMEDKKGAEQLYIHAERNQDIAVEVDESHWVGRDRRKNIDRNETVRIGEDRLRAVQCNDALLVGGTKSDSISTQYLVEAGSQIRLVCGKSVLEFNASGEINISGTAFNIYASGNGNIDTGGRLDLNSGGASEVDPKGKGIKGVIDAAVKALFPAKAKP; encoded by the coding sequence ATGTTATTCAACCAAGCCTCCCGCCTGGCCAAGATCACCAGCCCCCTCGGACCTGAGGTACTGCTGCTCAAGGACATGGGCGGCGGCGAAGAGCTGGGGCGGCTGTTCAACTACGAGTTGCAGCTGCACTCGCTGGACAATGCCATCGACCTCAACCAGGTACTCGGCAAGCCGATGTGCGTAAGCGTTCAGCTGGACGGCGGTGGCGAGCGACATTTTCATGGCATCGTTGCGCGCTTCAGCCAGAACGTCGACCAGGGCCAATTCGCCAGTTACCAGGCCACGCTGCGGCCTTGGCTGTGGCTGCTGACGCGCACCTCTGATTGCCGGATTTTCCAGAACCTGACCATCCCGCAGATCATCAAGCAGGTGTTCCGCGACCTGGGCTTTTCCGATTTCGAAGATGCCTTGAGTCATCCCTATCGCGAGTGGGAATACTGCGTGCAGTACCGCGAGACGAGTTTCGACTTCGTCAGTCGCCTGATGGAACAGGAAGGCATCTACTACTTTTTCCGTCATGAGCAGGGTCGCCATGTGCTGGTGATGGCCGACGCCTATGGCGCCCACACCCGTGCGCCCGGCTATGCATCGGTGCCCTACTATCCGAAGAACGAGCAACAGCGCGAGCGCGATCACATCCACGATTGGCATCTGGCCCAGGAAGTCCAGCCGGGTTCGCTGGAGCTCAACGACTACGACTTCCAGCGGCCCAGCGCCCGCATCGACGTGCGCTCGGCCATGCCCCGCCCGCACGCCGCTGGCGACTATCCGCTGTATGACTATCCCGGCACCTATGTGCAAAGCTCGGATGGCGAGCACTACGCCCGCACCCGCATCGAAGCCCTGCAGACATTGCATGAGCAGATCGAGTTGTCGGGTAATGCCCGGGGCCTGGGGTCGGGGCATCTGTTCAGCCTCACTGGCTTCAGTCGCAAGGACCAGAACCGCGAATACCTGATCGTCGGCGCGCGTTATTACCTGTCCCAGGAAAGCGGCGAGAGTGGCGTCGGCGCGCCGTCGGCACAGTTCGAAAGCAGCCTGACCTGCATCGACGCCCAGCAGAGCTTTCGCCCGATGGCGATCACCCACCGCCCCATCGTCAAGGGCCCGCAAACCGCATTGGTGGTCGGCCCCAAGGGCGAGGAAATCTGGACCGACCAGTTCGGCCGGGTGAAGGTGCATTTCTACTGGGACCGTCACGACCAATCCAACGAGAACAGCTCTTGCTGGATTCGAGTGTCGCAGGCTTGGGCCGGGAAAAATTGGGGCTCGGTACAGATCCCGCGCATTGGCCAGGAAGTGATCGTCAGCTTTCTCGAAGGCGACCCCGATCGGCCGATCATCACCGGTCGGGTGTACAACGCCGAGCAAACCGTACCTTATGCGCTGCCCGCCAATGCTACGCAGAGCGGCACCAAAAGCCGTTCAAGCAAGGGCGGCACGCCGGCGAACTTCAACGAAATCCGCATGGAAGACAAGAAAGGCGCCGAGCAGCTGTACATCCACGCCGAGCGCAACCAGGACATTGCCGTGGAAGTGGATGAAAGCCACTGGGTGGGCCGCGACCGGCGCAAGAACATCGACCGCAATGAAACCGTGCGGATTGGCGAAGACCGACTGCGGGCCGTGCAGTGCAACGATGCCCTGCTCGTCGGCGGAACCAAGAGCGACAGCATCAGCACCCAATACCTCGTGGAGGCGGGCTCGCAGATTCGACTGGTGTGTGGCAAGAGCGTGCTGGAGTTCAACGCCAGTGGCGAGATCAACATCTCGGGCACCGCGTTCAACATCTACGCCAGTGGCAACGGCAACATCGACACCGGCGGGCGCCTGGACCTCAACTCCGGTGGCGCCAGCGAAGTGGATCCCAAGGGCAAGGGCATCAAGGGCGTTATCGACGCGGCGGTGAAGGCGCTGTTCCCGGCGAAGGCTAAGCCCTGA
- a CDS encoding PAAR domain-containing protein: MDAQAAARLGDEIAHGFGLAAMVAGAVAGALIGAAVVAATVATGGVALAIMAGSIAAGGLSMFQIVKGLSTIFNLPEPTTGALIMGSFNVYINDRNAMRAGEDVSSSCTGLPMNHPIWPFPVLIAEGSATVFINGKPAARLHSKMVCGAHIKTGSPNTFIGGPTVSVAFVLDLEGWMHSGLEVLGLAAAGGALLLAAFAGAAAFFGALAVGGALYVGMELLGDLGDRLGPGYRDLFQGVAGMALLGAGPKLARKPMTAAERTILARQRQEQMLKDNRGFNISPTAWDTYPTIGRAGTFVSDKKGITDVIGNFSGRSKITISGKKAAELERAFGLEKDALKGGFKIRQVDDVVGRMPRSPMEGNQYFLGPGKHLPGGAPEMVVESIPTKDADGITTLTEVFVSD; encoded by the coding sequence ATGGATGCACAGGCAGCAGCACGTCTGGGAGATGAAATCGCCCACGGGTTCGGGTTGGCCGCGATGGTCGCCGGCGCCGTGGCCGGCGCCTTGATCGGCGCGGCGGTCGTTGCCGCGACGGTCGCCACCGGCGGCGTGGCCCTGGCGATCATGGCCGGCTCGATTGCCGCCGGCGGCTTGTCGATGTTCCAGATCGTCAAGGGCCTCTCCACCATCTTCAACCTGCCCGAACCCACCACGGGGGCGTTGATCATGGGCAGCTTCAACGTCTACATCAACGACCGCAATGCCATGCGGGCGGGCGAAGACGTTTCGTCGTCCTGCACCGGGCTGCCGATGAACCATCCGATCTGGCCCTTTCCGGTGCTGATCGCCGAAGGCAGCGCCACGGTGTTCATCAACGGTAAACCGGCGGCGCGCCTGCACAGCAAAATGGTCTGCGGTGCCCACATCAAGACGGGTAGTCCGAACACCTTTATCGGCGGGCCGACGGTGTCGGTGGCGTTTGTGCTGGACCTTGAAGGGTGGATGCATTCCGGGTTGGAAGTGTTGGGGTTGGCGGCGGCGGGCGGAGCCTTGTTGCTCGCGGCTTTTGCCGGCGCTGCCGCTTTCTTCGGCGCCCTCGCCGTCGGTGGTGCGTTGTATGTCGGCATGGAGCTGCTAGGTGATTTGGGCGACCGTCTCGGCCCCGGCTATCGGGACTTGTTCCAAGGCGTGGCAGGCATGGCCCTGCTCGGTGCTGGTCCGAAGCTGGCACGTAAGCCCATGACGGCGGCCGAGCGAACGATCCTGGCTCGTCAGCGACAGGAGCAGATGCTCAAGGACAATCGAGGATTCAACATTAGCCCGACGGCATGGGATACATACCCTACGATTGGCCGGGCCGGTACTTTTGTTTCTGACAAAAAAGGCATCACCGACGTTATCGGGAATTTTTCGGGTCGTTCCAAGATCACCATCAGTGGTAAAAAAGCTGCAGAACTGGAGCGCGCCTTTGGTTTGGAAAAAGATGCGCTTAAAGGCGGATTCAAGATCAGGCAGGTCGATGATGTCGTGGGGCGCATGCCCAGAAGTCCGATGGAGGGGAACCAATATTTCCTGGGACCAGGCAAACACTTGCCAGGTGGAGCTCCAGAAATGGTTGTCGAATCGATTCCAACCAAGGATGCGGACGGTATTACCACTTTAACCGAGGTATTTGTCAGTGATTAA
- a CDS encoding DUF1795 domain-containing protein — translation MTSYRIQEADLDIPDAWQDQSINIFKLPAIGPAKEASFVISRDASQGDAPFAEYVDRQLKSAEQQLPGFKLVQRWDTVLQGLTTTLLDYTWQREGRDLMLRQVFIERKPAVLITTLTTTPNDFPYHEPAWKLAMHSFKPQPPIA, via the coding sequence GTGACTTCCTACCGCATTCAAGAAGCCGATCTCGACATCCCCGATGCCTGGCAAGACCAGAGCATCAATATTTTCAAGCTGCCGGCTATCGGTCCTGCCAAAGAAGCCAGTTTTGTGATCAGCCGCGACGCCAGCCAGGGCGACGCGCCCTTTGCCGAGTACGTGGATCGCCAACTCAAGAGCGCGGAGCAGCAATTGCCGGGTTTTAAGCTGGTCCAGCGCTGGGACACGGTGTTGCAGGGGCTCACGACCACGTTGCTCGATTACACCTGGCAACGCGAGGGGCGCGACCTGATGCTGCGCCAGGTGTTCATCGAGCGTAAGCCGGCGGTGCTGATCACCACCTTGACCACGACCCCGAACGACTTCCCTTATCACGAGCCGGCCTGGAAGCTTGCGATGCATTCGTTCAAGCCACAGCCTCCGATTGCTTGA
- the tssI gene encoding type VI secretion system Vgr family protein — translation MLLNQASRLAKITSPLGPEVLLLKDMGGGEELGRLFNYELQLHSLDNAIDLNQVLGKPMCVSLQLDGGGERHFHGIVARFSQNVDQGQFASYQATLRPWLWLLTRTSDCRIFQNLTIPQIIKQVFRDLGFSDFEDALSRPYREWEYCVQYRETSFDFVSRLMEQEGIYYFFRHEQGRHVLVLADAYGAHTAAPGYGSVPYYPKNEQQRERDHIHDWHLAQEVQPGSLELNDYDFQRPSARIDVRSAMPRPHAAGDYPLFDYPGTYVQSEDGEHYARTRIEALQTLHEQVELAGNARGLGSGHLFSLTGFTRQDQNREYLIVGARYYLSQESGESGVGAPSAQFESSLTCIDAQQSFRPMAITHRPIVKGPQTAMVVGPKGEEIWTDQFGRVKVHFYWDRHDQSNENSSCWIRVSQSWAGKNWGSMQIPRIGQEVIVSFLEGDPDRPIITGRVYNAEQTVPYDLPENATQSGMKSRSSKGGTPANFNEIRMEDKKGAEQLYIHAERNQDIVVEVDESHSVGHDRNKSIGHNETVTIGNNRLRIVKQEDILSVGQRKTDSISQSYVIEVGENLRLVCGESILELNASGQINLTGVQISFYASGDAEFNTGGVLHLNNGGGPGATPDGQGVKGSIDANISAAFPKG, via the coding sequence ATGCTATTGAATCAAGCCTCCCGCCTGGCCAAGATCACCAGCCCCCTGGGTCCCGAGGTGCTGTTGCTCAAGGATATGGGCGGCGGCGAAGAGCTGGGGCGGCTGTTCAACTATGAGTTGCAGCTGCATTCGCTGGACAACGCCATCGACCTCAACCAGGTACTCGGCAAGCCGATGTGCGTGAGCCTGCAACTCGATGGCGGTGGCGAGCGGCATTTCCACGGCATCGTCGCGCGCTTCAGCCAGAACGTCGACCAGGGCCAGTTCGCCAGTTATCAAGCCACCTTGCGCCCGTGGCTGTGGCTGCTGACGCGCACCTCGGACTGCCGGATTTTCCAGAACCTGACCATCCCGCAGATCATCAAGCAAGTGTTCCGCGACCTGGGTTTTTCCGATTTCGAAGACGCCCTCAGCCGGCCCTATCGCGAGTGGGAATACTGCGTCCAGTACCGCGAGACCAGCTTCGACTTCGTCAGCCGTCTGATGGAACAGGAAGGCATCTATTACTTCTTCCGCCATGAGCAGGGCCGCCACGTGCTGGTGCTGGCCGACGCCTACGGCGCCCACACCGCCGCGCCCGGCTACGGATCGGTGCCTTATTACCCGAAGAACGAGCAGCAGCGCGAACGCGACCACATCCACGACTGGCACCTGGCGCAGGAAGTCCAGCCGGGTTCGCTGGAACTTAACGACTATGATTTCCAGCGCCCCAGCGCACGCATCGACGTGCGCTCGGCCATGCCCCGGCCGCACGCCGCTGGCGACTATCCGCTGTTCGACTACCCGGGCACCTACGTGCAGAGCGAAGACGGCGAACACTACGCCCGCACCCGCATCGAAGCCTTGCAGACCCTGCATGAACAAGTCGAGTTGGCAGGCAACGCCCGGGGCCTGGGCTCGGGGCATCTGTTCAGCCTCACTGGCTTCACGCGCCAGGACCAGAACCGCGAATACCTGATTGTCGGCGCGCGTTATTACCTCTCCCAGGAAAGCGGTGAAAGCGGCGTCGGCGCGCCTTCGGCGCAATTCGAAAGCAGCCTGACCTGCATCGACGCCCAGCAGAGCTTTCGCCCGATGGCGATCACCCACCGCCCCATCGTCAAGGGCCCGCAAACCGCAATGGTGGTCGGGCCCAAGGGCGAGGAAATCTGGACCGATCAGTTCGGCCGGGTGAAGGTGCATTTCTATTGGGACCGTCACGACCAATCCAACGAGAACAGCTCTTGCTGGATTCGTGTGTCGCAATCCTGGGCCGGCAAGAACTGGGGCTCGATGCAGATTCCGCGCATCGGCCAGGAAGTGATTGTCAGCTTCCTTGAAGGTGATCCCGATAGGCCGATCATCACCGGTCGCGTGTACAACGCCGAGCAGACCGTGCCCTACGATTTGCCCGAGAACGCCACCCAGAGCGGCATGAAAAGCCGTTCAAGCAAGGGCGGCACGCCGGCGAACTTCAACGAAATCCGCATGGAAGACAAAAAAGGCGCCGAGCAACTGTACATCCATGCCGAGCGCAACCAGGACATCGTGGTCGAGGTGGACGAGAGCCATTCGGTGGGCCACGACCGCAACAAGAGCATCGGCCACAACGAAACCGTGACCATCGGCAACAACCGCCTGCGCATCGTCAAGCAGGAGGACATCCTCTCGGTGGGCCAGCGCAAGACTGACAGCATCAGCCAGAGCTACGTCATCGAAGTGGGCGAGAACCTGCGCCTGGTGTGCGGTGAAAGCATTCTGGAGCTCAACGCCAGCGGCCAGATCAACCTGACCGGCGTGCAGATCAGCTTCTATGCCAGCGGCGACGCCGAGTTCAACACCGGCGGCGTGCTGCACCTGAACAATGGCGGCGGCCCCGGTGCCACGCCGGACGGCCAAGGCGTCAAGGGCAGTATCGACGCCAACATCAGCGCCGCGTTCCCCAAGGGCTAA
- a CDS encoding DcrB-related protein, translating to MTYRLNEFQLQLPPSELLDASINILKFPELGTSLIVSRSLLAEGETLQSNLDDQLKRLEKQVQDLRCQPGATLRVGANQEVEAIELRSQFNKGNEKVFQYQLALVLPGTRKMLALSYVKAEKLGDAEAAHWATIKGSLVFDVPA from the coding sequence ATGACTTACCGCCTCAACGAATTCCAACTTCAACTGCCGCCCAGCGAGTTGCTCGACGCCTCGATCAACATCCTCAAGTTTCCCGAGCTGGGCACCTCCCTGATCGTCAGCCGCAGCCTGCTGGCCGAGGGCGAAACCCTGCAAAGCAACCTCGACGACCAGCTCAAGCGCCTGGAAAAACAAGTCCAGGACTTGCGCTGCCAACCGGGCGCCACCCTGCGCGTGGGCGCCAACCAGGAAGTCGAAGCCATTGAATTGCGCAGCCAGTTCAACAAGGGCAACGAAAAAGTCTTCCAGTATCAACTGGCGCTGGTATTGCCGGGCACGCGCAAGATGCTTGCCCTGAGTTACGTCAAAGCCGAGAAACTGGGCGATGCCGAAGCGGCGCATTGGGCGACGATCAAGGGCTCGCTGGTATTCGACGTCCCGGCTTGA
- a CDS encoding RES family NAD+ phosphorylase gives MRKKVQLNNVLDLTRADVRKQLGVSLKSITGNKYTQTHQIGAWAKANGYDGILAPSARNPTGSNLISFEGF, from the coding sequence GTGCGCAAAAAAGTGCAACTCAATAACGTCCTGGACCTGACCCGGGCCGATGTGCGCAAGCAACTGGGTGTATCCCTCAAAAGCATCACCGGCAACAAATACACCCAGACCCATCAGATCGGCGCCTGGGCCAAGGCCAACGGCTATGATGGGATCCTGGCGCCGTCGGCCCGAAACCCGACCGGCAGCAACTTGATCTCTTTCGAAGGTTTTTAG
- a CDS encoding antitoxin Xre/MbcA/ParS toxin-binding domain-containing protein: protein MGLEDEYVGDADWQNFVQVYEEDYLNDDARELAKAMDDNLDMAVVLCGKMGRERALQWLERSVPALGDKRPADCLKTPKLIKRLRMTLMSMP from the coding sequence ATGGGCTTGGAAGACGAATACGTCGGTGATGCCGATTGGCAGAATTTCGTGCAAGTGTACGAAGAGGATTACCTCAACGATGACGCCCGGGAACTGGCCAAGGCCATGGATGACAACCTGGACATGGCCGTCGTGCTCTGCGGGAAAATGGGACGCGAGAGAGCGCTACAGTGGCTGGAACGGTCCGTGCCCGCCCTGGGCGACAAACGCCCGGCCGATTGCCTCAAGACCCCGAAACTGATCAAGCGGCTGAGAATGACGCTGATGAGCATGCCGTAG